A part of Oncorhynchus gorbuscha isolate QuinsamMale2020 ecotype Even-year linkage group LG09, OgorEven_v1.0, whole genome shotgun sequence genomic DNA contains:
- the dcaf17 gene encoding DDB1- and CUL4-associated factor 17, with protein sequence MPQLRGKNVATYLDLRSRGIFDAGTLSKLNLKILRGIVLQDSKDFTKVWTKSSKSTIFYESGRIYFENYQCCFSSLPSEPQLLYELPKRSKAEKIEDALLCQCPLDKGLPKPSDQKPSLLALTSNNWLYRFSAVTGQQLEKVYLSPHHKFRYLGWDVSQETFYVKSIQNKVTSSARQAGFNQNTLLYLAVFRVFPLQLVGVLEINKSIFGSTVIDVVLSQGVLAVSHSTKTVKLYSFEDILNKYIRTELVLGEQCHSEGGKTVGEAPFGIPVNIHINECPPVLFEVSCFDNGVQIGGHPWHYIFTLPHKKHQGSYRICSLKDNTLAKHGIQDMKCCSLESDWIYFHPDDSGRIIHVGPSTINVLKILSELESDSQFDIVKEFSITAHRDNAASQINVTSSGRTVKRRFYQLDDDPDRETFRMVEYEDELDLLAVVEVTHREDEGKAHVRLHDNNTGALLKRVPLVESWDVTYSHELFFDRDTIVHIEQTKNNNFCCHVYKISRGQADE encoded by the exons ATGCCTCAGCTGAGAGGGAAAAATGTTGCAACCTACCTAGACCTGAGATCGAGAGGCATTTTTGATGCTGGCACTTTGTCAAAACTCAACTTGAAGATTCTTAGGGGTATTGTCCTCCAG GACAGCAAAGACTTCACCAAAGTCTGGACCAAGTCCTCAAAATCCACTATATTTTATGAAAGTGGGAGGATATATTTTGAAAATTATCAGTGTTGCTTCAGTAG CCTTCCATCTGAGCCACAACTTCTGTATGAATTACCCAAGCGGTCCAAAGCGGAGAAGATTGAAGATGCATTGCTATGCCAGTGCCCTCTT GACAAAGGGTTGCCAAAACCGTCAGATCAAAAACCTAGCCTCTTGGCCCTGACTAGCAATAATTGGCTGTATCGCTTCTCAGCTGTGACAGGACAACAATTGGAGAAAGTTTACTTGTCCCCACATCACAAGTTCAG ATACCTTGGCTGGGATGTATCGCAGGAGACATTTTATGTCAAGTCCATTCAGAATAAAGTGACATCTTCAGCAAGACAG GCAGGTTTCAACCAAAACACCTTGCTGTACCTTGCTGTGTTCCGTGTTTTCCCCCTGCAACTTGTGGGCGTTCTGGAGATCAACAAAAGT ATATTTGGAAGCACCGTcattgatgtagttctgtcccAAGGGGTCCTTGCAGTTTCTCACAGTACCAAGACTGTGAAGCTCTACAGCTTTGAAGACATTCTGAATAAG TACATAAGAACGGAATTGGTTCTTGGGGAGCAGTGTCATTCAGAAGGCGGTAAAACTGTGGGAGAAGCTCCATTTGGCATTCCAGTGAATATCCACATCAATG AATGCCCCCCAGTGCTGTTTGAGGTGTCATGCTTCGATAATGGAGTACAGATCGGAGGCCATCCATGGCACTATATCTTCACCCTACCCCATAAGAAGCACCAGGGGTCGTACCGCATCTGCTCTCTCAAGGATAACACCCTG GCAAAGCATGGAATACAAGACATGAAGTGCTGTTCTCTGGAGTCTGACTGGATCTACTTCCACCCTGATGACTCAGGAAGAATCATCCATGTTGGACCTAGCACCATAAA TGTGCTGAAGATTCTGAGTGAACTGGAGAGTGATTCACAGTTCGATATAGTGAAGGAGTTTTCCATCACAGCTCATCGAGACAAT GCTGCCTCGCAGATCAATGTCACTTCCTCAGGCCGCACAGTGAAGAGAAGATTTTATCAGCTGGATGATGACCCAGACCGAGAG ACATTCCGGATGGTGGAGTATGAGGATGAGCTTGACCTTCTGGCTGTTGTGGAGGTGACCcacagagaggatgaggggaaggCCCACGTCAGACTCCATGACAACAACACTGGAGCGTTACTGAAGAGGGTTCCACTTGTGGAGTCATGGGATGTG ACTTACAGCCACGAGCTGTTCTTTGACAGAGATACAATTGTTCATATTGAACAGACGAAGAATAATAACTTCTGCTGCCATGTCTACAAAATCAGTCGTGGACAAGCAGATGAGTGA
- the LOC124043858 gene encoding plasma membrane ascorbate-dependent reductase CYBRD1, with protein MAMENFKQFLFALSAAVSVGFVSIIFVLRWVFYFKEGLAWDGGFAEFNWHPVLIVTGFIFMQGIAIVVYRLPWTWKCSKLMMKCIHAGLNILAFIFAVISLVAVFDFHNAQIIPNMYSLHSWVGLAAVILYSLQLVLGVCIYLIPITPIYLRAAFMPLHVYSGLFIFASVIATALMGITEKLIFGLKYPKYKDSPPEANFVNVLGVLIVVFGAIILWIATRPSWKRPSEQVLRSLPTYRDGSAGTKMGTALPQQTDPIDPEGNGDARRRSGKLEDSRQVN; from the exons ATGGCGATGGAGAATTTCAAGCAGTTCCTGTTCGCGCTGTCGGCCGCTGTATCCGTTGGTTTTGTGTCGATCATTTTTGTTTTGAGATGGGTCTTCTACTTCAAGGAAGGTTTAGCATGGGATGGAGGATTTGCGGAATTCAATTGGCACCCTGTTTTAATCGTTACCGGGTTCATTTTTATGCAGGGAATTG CCATTGTGGTGTATAGGTTGCCATGGACCTGGAAGTGCAGCAAGTTAATGATGAAGTGTATTCATGCTGGCTTAAACATATTGGCCTTCATTTTCGCTGTCATATCTCTGGTAGCAGTATTTGACTTCCATAATGCACAAATCATCCCCAACATGTATAGCCTGCACAGCTGGGTGGGGCTAGCAGCAGTGATACTATATTCATTACAG CTTGTTCTGGGAGTGTGTATATACTTGATACCCATCACCCCGATATACCTGAGAGCAGCATTTATGCCCCTGCACGTCTACAGTGGCCTGTTCATCTTTGCCAGTGTCATAGCCACAGCACTCATGGGCATCACAGAGAAGCTCATTTTTGGTCT GAAATATCCCAAGTACAAGGACTCTCCCCCAGAGGCCAACTTTGTGAATGTGCTGGGAGTATTGATAGTAGTTTTTGGCGCAATAATTCTCTGGATCGCTACTCGCCCCTCTTGGAAACGCCCCAGTGAACAGGTCCTGCGCTCCCTGCCAACTTACAGGGATGGGTCAGCTGGCACCAAAATGGGCACTGCCCTGCCACAACAAACTGACCCGATTGACCCCGAAGGCAATGGAGATGCCAGGAGAAGGAGTGGTAAATTGGAGGACTCAAGACAGGTCAACTGA